A genomic region of Deinococcus betulae contains the following coding sequences:
- a CDS encoding sensor histidine kinase, with translation MSHTDHVSRPDVLTSVASAAQLQAELQSLQGQLRAAEATAQQARRLFIHAPQGAFLLTSEGRVLEANLQAGVVLGRPAHLLTGRRLGPLLSPASQHTLTTLLKRVFDTAERVEEELLVLLPDGGTQSVLVAASLSDGSEETPWCHLVVTNVTPLKEGHLFLLNETERLERQIQEHEVRNRRLDEEVHGVVSATHTQLHLHLSRLQGYLKLHQKEMRPNGRPAPHLETVQEVLGTTFGLLEALDQYVQARQLRLRLSPVDLNRVLAEVRKDLRGALSGREVQLSAPHLPTVLGDSKALQIILQEYLLNALKFTRTRDVTRLQLRIEEVDGAYLLGVTDNGLGFNMRQKDKAFDLFGRLHPTAACEGTGLGLAVVRRLAERMGGRAWGEGKVNQGATFWVSCLKVPGVLA, from the coding sequence ATGAGTCACACTGACCATGTCAGTCGGCCTGACGTGCTCACGTCAGTCGCCTCCGCCGCTCAGCTGCAGGCCGAGCTTCAGAGTCTCCAGGGTCAGCTCCGGGCTGCTGAGGCCACGGCGCAGCAGGCCCGGCGCCTCTTTATCCACGCGCCGCAAGGGGCTTTCCTTTTAACTTCCGAAGGCCGCGTTCTGGAGGCCAATCTTCAGGCTGGAGTTGTGCTTGGTCGGCCGGCCCACCTGTTGACCGGGCGCCGCCTGGGACCGCTTCTGTCTCCGGCGTCCCAGCATACACTGACCACACTGCTCAAGCGGGTTTTTGACACGGCGGAACGTGTGGAAGAAGAGCTGCTGGTGCTGCTGCCGGACGGCGGCACCCAGTCGGTACTCGTGGCCGCAAGCCTCTCAGACGGGTCGGAGGAAACGCCCTGGTGCCACCTTGTCGTCACGAATGTCACGCCGCTGAAAGAAGGCCACCTGTTTCTGCTGAATGAAACCGAACGGCTGGAGCGGCAGATTCAGGAGCATGAGGTCAGGAATCGGCGGCTGGACGAGGAAGTGCATGGGGTGGTGAGCGCGACCCACACGCAGCTGCACCTTCACCTGTCCCGCCTTCAGGGCTACCTGAAGTTGCACCAGAAAGAGATGCGCCCGAACGGCCGTCCCGCGCCTCACCTGGAGACTGTGCAAGAGGTCCTCGGGACCACATTTGGCCTGCTTGAAGCCCTGGACCAGTACGTGCAGGCCCGGCAGTTGCGGCTGCGGCTGAGTCCTGTAGACCTGAACCGGGTACTGGCCGAAGTGCGCAAGGACCTGCGGGGCGCTCTGTCAGGCCGGGAGGTGCAGCTGTCTGCCCCCCACCTGCCCACCGTGCTGGGCGACAGCAAGGCTCTGCAAATCATCTTGCAGGAATACCTGCTCAACGCCCTGAAGTTCACCCGCACGCGCGACGTGACGCGCCTTCAGCTGCGAATTGAGGAAGTAGACGGCGCGTACCTGTTGGGCGTGACCGACAACGGACTGGGGTTCAACATGCGGCAGAAGGACAAGGCCTTCGACCTGTTTGGCCGCCTACATCCCACCGCCGCCTGCGAGGGCACCGGGCTGGGCCTTGCGGTGGTGCGGCGCCTGGCCGAACGCATGGGAGGCCGCGCCTGGGGAGAAGGCAAGGTGAACCAGGGAGCCACGTTCTGGGTCAGTTGCCTCAAGGTGCCGGGCGTGCTGGCGTAA
- a CDS encoding 2Fe-2S iron-sulfur cluster-binding protein: protein MTQVISIQVSGHGEIQAQAGERLVLALERGGVDILHRCGGVARCTTCRVTFEAGEPDAMTAAEYDKLQEKNLLDSARLSCQIECAAGMSVTPLQTARSSGLEPGKAPAEQMEPEPVWTTRPGASTEG, encoded by the coding sequence ATGACTCAAGTGATCAGCATTCAGGTAAGTGGCCACGGCGAGATTCAGGCGCAGGCCGGCGAACGACTGGTCCTGGCCCTGGAGCGGGGCGGCGTGGACATCCTGCACCGCTGCGGCGGCGTGGCGCGCTGCACCACCTGCCGCGTGACTTTCGAGGCCGGGGAACCCGACGCCATGACGGCCGCCGAATACGACAAATTGCAGGAAAAGAACCTGCTGGACAGTGCCCGGCTGTCCTGCCAGATCGAGTGCGCCGCTGGCATGAGCGTCACGCCCCTGCAAACCGCCCGCAGCAGCGGCCTGGAACCGGGCAAGGCCCCCGCCGAACAGATGGAGCCCGAGCCGGTGTGGACCACCCGCCCCGGCGCCTCTACTGAAGGCTAA
- a CDS encoding sensor domain-containing diguanylate cyclase, translating into MSAPPSSVSQWRTRTAAQALRAFSASRALVLAALLLTQALTLAAALWTERQAQERGRRAQTQANLTQLTRVTAESVRAHLHTAEQTVRLSSANLRSELLPADNPARLLVGFGALLDNVPQLSSVMVGHRDGRFVFAQRHGPANKGRFTRVIEVRPARQMIDRTYSARGSLLNTSRADDGYDPRTRPWYSLAQARAGQVVWTPPYEFATSHQPGITVAEATVTPSGPLVVAADVQTQQLASLLSALPLGAQSRAFLTDASGHAIATSRPWPQTTGDAPLLAEVADKPLRALLDPQGRLQLYPRAQWLRVAGQTYVAVVQPVQMQSGEPWLVGVYGPATDFTGSGGRRGMWPLVLLASLLSGLLAWPLVRRATHPIAELQRQATTDALTGLPNRASFLAQLDEQLRTPGPGALGVAIFDLDGFKGVNDTFGHPVGDEVLHAVGARMLAAAQIGDTLGRLGGDEFALLVQAATPEEIRLRVEGVLDAVGRRPIAAAGLTHALTSTAGLAFLPPGVLTTPGVMLARADTALIRGKRREKGRVWVDGEVTMPTLFR; encoded by the coding sequence ATGTCTGCTCCGCCCTCTTCTGTGTCCCAGTGGCGCACCCGAACTGCTGCCCAGGCGCTGCGAGCCTTTTCGGCCTCGCGCGCGCTGGTGCTGGCGGCGCTGCTGCTGACCCAGGCGCTGACCCTGGCTGCCGCCCTGTGGACCGAGCGTCAGGCCCAGGAGCGGGGGCGGCGCGCACAGACCCAGGCCAACCTGACCCAGCTGACCCGCGTGACCGCCGAGAGCGTGCGCGCCCACCTGCACACCGCTGAACAGACGGTGCGCCTCAGCAGCGCCAACCTGCGCTCCGAGCTGCTGCCTGCCGATAACCCGGCGCGGCTGCTGGTGGGGTTCGGGGCGCTGCTGGACAACGTGCCGCAGCTGAGCAGCGTCATGGTGGGCCACCGGGACGGCCGCTTCGTCTTTGCGCAGCGCCACGGCCCGGCCAACAAGGGCCGGTTTACGCGCGTGATTGAGGTTCGGCCGGCGCGCCAGATGATTGACCGCACCTACAGCGCGCGCGGCAGCCTGCTGAACACCTCGCGCGCCGACGACGGCTACGACCCGCGCACCCGTCCCTGGTACAGCCTGGCGCAGGCCCGCGCCGGGCAGGTGGTCTGGACGCCCCCCTACGAGTTTGCGACCTCTCACCAGCCCGGCATCACGGTGGCCGAGGCCACGGTGACCCCCAGCGGCCCTCTGGTGGTGGCGGCCGACGTGCAGACGCAGCAGCTGGCCAGCCTGCTCTCGGCGCTGCCGCTGGGGGCCCAGAGCCGCGCCTTCCTGACTGATGCCAGCGGGCATGCCATCGCCACCTCGCGGCCCTGGCCACAGACGACGGGCGACGCCCCGCTGCTGGCCGAGGTGGCCGACAAGCCGCTGCGGGCGCTGCTGGACCCCCAGGGTCGCCTTCAGCTGTACCCCAGAGCCCAGTGGCTGCGGGTGGCGGGGCAGACCTATGTGGCCGTGGTGCAGCCGGTCCAGATGCAAAGCGGCGAGCCGTGGCTGGTGGGGGTCTACGGCCCGGCCACCGACTTTACGGGCAGCGGTGGGCGGCGCGGCATGTGGCCCCTGGTGCTGCTGGCCAGTCTGCTCAGTGGCCTGCTGGCCTGGCCCCTGGTGCGCCGCGCCACGCACCCCATCGCCGAATTGCAGCGCCAGGCCACCACCGACGCCCTGACCGGGCTGCCCAACCGCGCCAGCTTTCTGGCCCAGCTGGACGAGCAGTTGCGGACCCCTGGCCCCGGCGCCCTGGGCGTGGCCATTTTTGACCTGGACGGCTTTAAGGGGGTCAACGATACCTTTGGGCATCCGGTGGGCGACGAGGTGCTGCACGCGGTGGGCGCGCGAATGCTGGCAGCGGCGCAGATTGGCGACACCCTGGGCCGCCTGGGCGGAGACGAATTTGCCCTGCTGGTGCAGGCGGCCACCCCCGAAGAAATCCGGCTGCGCGTGGAAGGGGTGCTGGACGCTGTGGGCCGGCGGCCCATTGCCGCAGCAGGCCTGACGCACGCCCTGACCAGCACGGCGGGGCTGGCCTTCTTGCCACCCGGCGTGCTGACCACGCCGGGGGTGATGCTGGCCCGCGCCGACACCGCCCTGATTCGCGGCAAACGGCGCGAGAAGGGCCGGGTGTGGGTGGACGGCGAAGTCACCATGCCCACGCTGTTCCGCTGA
- a CDS encoding DUF421 domain-containing protein, whose protein sequence is MSAEAAQMVPFDLARMFLGDLPPLFLLEIVFRTALMFLWLVFLLRVTGKRGLAQLSPLEVAIVIGLGSAAGDPMFYPEVPLLHGMLVLGLVVGLQRLLSHLVIRSEHVEVFIEGEPVELIRDGILKGQALERANLSREDVFERLRAEGVRQMGEVQRAYFEQDGNMTVFVHAKDAPPGLPVVPPWDLEWPRVLGPEEDYWGPVACLGCGDVRQGSAGEVHPGPRPVCSCGNEKWTPAVTDPLAPTGAGAVTDDHSGGGRGPGAPGSAGQ, encoded by the coding sequence ATGAGCGCTGAAGCCGCCCAGATGGTGCCGTTTGACCTGGCCCGCATGTTCCTGGGCGACCTGCCCCCGCTGTTCCTGCTGGAAATCGTTTTCCGCACCGCCCTGATGTTTCTGTGGTTGGTCTTCTTGCTGCGCGTCACCGGCAAGCGCGGCCTGGCGCAGCTCAGTCCCCTGGAAGTGGCCATCGTGATTGGGCTGGGCTCGGCGGCGGGTGACCCGATGTTCTATCCAGAGGTGCCGCTGCTGCACGGCATGCTGGTGCTGGGGCTGGTGGTGGGCTTGCAGCGTCTGCTGTCGCATCTGGTGATTCGCAGCGAGCACGTCGAGGTCTTTATTGAGGGCGAGCCCGTCGAACTGATTCGGGACGGCATCCTGAAGGGCCAGGCGCTGGAGCGGGCTAACCTCAGCCGCGAAGACGTCTTCGAGCGCCTGCGAGCCGAGGGGGTGCGGCAGATGGGCGAGGTGCAGCGGGCCTATTTTGAACAGGACGGCAACATGACGGTCTTCGTGCATGCCAAAGACGCCCCGCCCGGCCTGCCAGTGGTGCCGCCCTGGGACCTGGAATGGCCGCGTGTGCTGGGGCCAGAAGAGGACTACTGGGGGCCAGTGGCCTGCCTGGGCTGCGGGGACGTGCGGCAGGGCAGTGCCGGCGAGGTTCACCCTGGGCCGCGCCCGGTCTGCAGCTGCGGCAACGAGAAATGGACGCCAGCGGTGACCGACCCGCTGGCCCCGACCGGCGCTGGCGCGGTAACGGATGACCACAGTGGCGGGGGCCGGGGTCCAGGGGCCCCTGGGAGCGCAGGTCAGTGA
- a CDS encoding carbohydrate kinase family protein, whose product MTDVSALVSLGDLTWDVLAKPDTLLLPGGDTTGRIELFGGGSAANLAVWAARAGYPARFVGKIGRDRFGELATAELTAEGVEGHLILSDVHPTSVILGLIDRRGQRAMLTGQGADWELLPEEVPARALNGAGHLHLTAWSLFRDPPRAAALHAARLARAGGATLSLDPGSFQMIQGMGRETFLAVLDEVPFDVLFPNDDEARAMSGYATRNEAMTWFRTHFPDALIVMKLDDEGVLIEGPAQARVQVPATADRAVDATGAGDSFGGAFLAGWLTHGDAVRAAQLAVQVGGWVVSRFGARPPADDDLRARLAAAPLQAVTA is encoded by the coding sequence ATGACCGATGTTTCTGCACTTGTTTCGCTGGGTGACCTGACCTGGGACGTGCTGGCGAAACCCGATACCCTTCTGCTGCCGGGCGGGGACACCACCGGCCGAATCGAGCTGTTCGGCGGGGGCAGCGCGGCCAACCTGGCCGTCTGGGCCGCCCGCGCCGGGTATCCCGCGCGTTTCGTGGGCAAGATTGGCCGCGACCGCTTTGGCGAACTGGCCACCGCCGAACTGACCGCCGAGGGCGTGGAGGGCCACCTGATCCTGAGTGATGTTCACCCCACCAGCGTCATTCTGGGCTTGATTGACCGCCGGGGCCAGCGGGCCATGCTGACGGGCCAGGGCGCCGACTGGGAACTGCTGCCCGAAGAAGTGCCGGCCCGCGCCCTGAACGGCGCGGGCCACCTGCACCTGACCGCCTGGAGCCTCTTCCGTGACCCGCCGCGCGCCGCCGCCCTGCACGCGGCCCGCCTGGCGCGCGCCGGGGGCGCGACCCTGAGCCTGGACCCCGGCAGCTTTCAGATGATTCAGGGCATGGGCCGCGAGACCTTCCTGGCGGTGCTGGACGAGGTGCCCTTTGACGTGCTGTTTCCCAACGACGACGAGGCCCGCGCCATGAGTGGGTACGCCACCCGCAACGAGGCGATGACCTGGTTTCGCACCCATTTTCCAGACGCCCTGATTGTCATGAAGCTGGACGATGAAGGCGTGCTGATCGAGGGCCCGGCGCAGGCGCGGGTGCAGGTGCCGGCCACCGCCGACCGCGCCGTGGACGCCACCGGCGCGGGCGACTCGTTCGGGGGGGCCTTTCTGGCGGGCTGGCTGACCCACGGCGACGCTGTGCGCGCCGCGCAGCTGGCCGTGCAGGTGGGCGGCTGGGTGGTGTCGCGCTTTGGGGCGCGGCCCCCCGCCGACGATGACCTGCGCGCCCGGCTGGCCGCCGCCCCCCTGCAAGCGGTGACCGCATGA
- a CDS encoding cation:proton antiporter domain-containing protein: MAVLWLSATALAGTHSAAGAEPHSGPPAFLTQLTLLLGVSALAAYASFRLRLMPIIGFLVAGVLVGPGALGLIREPELIAAASEIGVMLLLFTIGVEFSLERLARITRLIFLGGGLQVGLTLLVTLGLGLALGVGAPDAVFTGCLIALSSTAIVMKLLGERGETNARTGQVTLGILIFQDLAVVLMVLLVPMLAGQGGGISGMALALAKAAGIIALVLVAARRVVPRVMEVVARTCSSEIFLLTVVALCFGTASLTAAAGVSLALGAFLAGLLVSESRYGAQALGEILPLQILFSAAFFLSVGLQLNLGFLVGNLGLVLGAAAAIALLKVLVTGLSVRLLGEDGRVALPVALLTAQVGEFSFVLAATGTALGLSFAGLGEQGGGVFIAATVLLMTLTPALAGLAGPILARQAPAATTPAAEAPLPDAAPHGLPIAGRVVFFGYGPHARLAARALSRAAQPYSVVTRSPDGASELEGRGASVLIADYTRAGLLRELDIAAARAVVIADDDHDTTERAIGVLRTVSPDVTVITQATSPEGYQSLQALGAQHVLLPKREVAAGILDLLTPPEVPRAKLAQHLAERPPVTLSPEQQAQCDHAAANAGPTTPEADVCLACVAQGDTWVHLRVCMTCGHVGCCDSSKNKHATRHARAQGHPVIHSAEPGETWAYCYDHGWTK; the protein is encoded by the coding sequence TTGGCTGTTCTGTGGCTGTCAGCCACCGCGCTGGCAGGAACGCACAGCGCCGCCGGTGCTGAACCCCACAGTGGCCCCCCCGCCTTCCTAACGCAGCTGACCCTCCTTCTGGGCGTCTCGGCGCTGGCGGCCTACGCCTCTTTTCGGCTGCGGCTGATGCCCATCATCGGGTTTCTGGTGGCGGGCGTGCTGGTGGGACCCGGCGCCCTGGGCCTGATCCGGGAACCGGAACTGATCGCCGCCGCGTCCGAAATCGGCGTGATGCTGCTGCTGTTTACCATCGGGGTGGAATTCAGCCTGGAGCGCCTGGCCCGCATCACCCGCCTGATTTTTCTGGGCGGCGGCCTGCAAGTGGGCCTGACCCTGCTGGTCACCCTGGGACTGGGCCTGGCGCTGGGGGTGGGGGCCCCGGACGCCGTCTTTACCGGCTGCCTGATCGCCCTGTCCAGCACCGCCATCGTGATGAAACTGCTGGGCGAGCGCGGCGAGACGAACGCCCGCACCGGGCAGGTGACGCTGGGCATCCTGATTTTTCAGGATCTGGCGGTGGTACTGATGGTGCTGCTGGTGCCCATGCTCGCCGGGCAGGGCGGCGGGATCAGCGGTATGGCGCTGGCGCTGGCCAAGGCGGCGGGCATCATCGCGCTGGTGCTGGTCGCGGCGCGCCGGGTGGTGCCGCGCGTCATGGAGGTGGTGGCGCGCACCTGCTCCTCGGAAATCTTTCTGCTGACGGTGGTGGCGCTGTGCTTTGGCACCGCCAGTCTGACGGCCGCCGCCGGGGTCAGCCTGGCGCTGGGGGCCTTTCTGGCCGGACTGCTGGTGAGCGAGAGCCGCTACGGCGCACAGGCGCTGGGCGAGATTCTGCCGCTTCAGATTCTGTTCAGCGCGGCGTTTTTCCTGTCGGTGGGCTTGCAGCTGAACCTAGGCTTTCTGGTCGGCAACCTGGGGCTGGTGCTGGGCGCGGCGGCGGCTATCGCCCTGCTGAAGGTGCTGGTCACGGGCCTGAGCGTACGCCTCCTGGGTGAGGACGGGCGCGTGGCCCTGCCCGTGGCGCTGCTGACCGCCCAGGTGGGCGAGTTCTCGTTTGTGCTGGCAGCGACGGGCACCGCCCTGGGCCTCAGCTTTGCGGGCCTGGGCGAGCAGGGGGGCGGGGTCTTTATCGCCGCCACGGTGTTGCTGATGACCCTGACCCCGGCACTGGCTGGGCTGGCCGGACCGATTCTCGCCCGCCAGGCGCCAGCAGCCACAACACCAGCCGCAGAGGCGCCCCTGCCCGACGCCGCGCCCCACGGCCTGCCCATCGCCGGGCGGGTGGTGTTTTTCGGCTATGGCCCCCACGCCCGCCTGGCTGCCCGCGCCCTGAGCCGCGCCGCGCAGCCTTACAGCGTGGTCACCCGCAGCCCCGACGGCGCCAGCGAACTGGAAGGCCGGGGCGCCAGTGTCCTGATCGCCGACTACACCCGCGCCGGGCTGCTGCGTGAACTCGACATTGCCGCCGCCCGCGCCGTGGTGATTGCCGACGACGACCACGACACCACTGAACGGGCCATCGGCGTGCTGCGCACCGTGTCGCCGGACGTGACGGTCATCACCCAGGCCACCTCCCCCGAGGGCTACCAGAGTCTTCAGGCGCTGGGCGCGCAGCATGTGCTGCTGCCCAAACGAGAGGTGGCCGCCGGCATCCTCGACCTGCTGACCCCACCCGAAGTCCCGCGCGCCAAGCTGGCCCAGCACCTCGCTGAGCGGCCCCCCGTCACCCTGAGTCCCGAGCAGCAGGCGCAGTGCGACCACGCCGCCGCCAACGCTGGCCCCACCACCCCCGAGGCCGACGTGTGCCTGGCGTGTGTGGCCCAGGGCGACACCTGGGTTCACCTGCGGGTGTGCATGACCTGCGGGCACGTGGGCTGCTGCGACTCGTCCAAAAACAAGCACGCCACCCGCCACGCCCGCGCCCAGGGGCATCCGGTGATTCACTCGGCCGAGCCCGGCGAGACGTGGGCCTACTGCTACGACCACGGCTGGACGAAATAG
- a CDS encoding sensor histidine kinase, translated as MRRPGFAVLGRGDLLRAALPALLSGALLLAAFQPAHRALTQPDSVWHGDSAQTLLPDVQTYALTLRDPAASPQDVQASRARALASLGRAETDPAFAGAAPRLTQLRRLLRSTQPQDTAQALRLAQTWTLAAQRQLRARRAEVRQVLRRMEWMVTLSALLTGLLGTALIGRALGHARQAQQGRLARETQHRQALGMAAHELRRPLQALLLATDALRATTNLRAREKLLGVIEEQAAHLAARTELERLDGMYVNVVAAPQPTDLATLVAEVESARVRVRRPKGEVMWPVDSAQLRQVLENLVENALRYSAGPVLVTLEAASPTQGPQLRVTDRGPGLTPAQRATVLTAPHPLPRAAGGRGLGLPLAYRLALANGAQLTLHEAPGGGLEARVTFAGP; from the coding sequence ATGAGGCGTCCCGGCTTTGCGGTCCTGGGCCGGGGCGACCTGCTGCGGGCGGCGCTGCCAGCCCTATTGTCGGGGGCGCTGCTGCTGGCGGCCTTTCAGCCGGCCCACCGCGCCCTGACCCAGCCGGACAGCGTGTGGCACGGCGACAGCGCCCAGACCCTGCTGCCCGACGTGCAGACCTACGCCCTGACCCTGCGGGACCCGGCCGCTTCGCCCCAGGACGTGCAGGCCAGCCGCGCCCGCGCCCTGGCCAGTCTGGGCCGCGCCGAGACCGACCCGGCGTTTGCGGGCGCCGCCCCCCGACTGACCCAGCTGCGCCGCCTGCTACGCAGCACGCAGCCGCAGGACACGGCCCAGGCGCTGCGGCTGGCCCAGACCTGGACCCTGGCCGCGCAGCGCCAGCTCAGAGCGCGCCGGGCCGAGGTGCGGCAGGTGCTGCGGCGCATGGAATGGATGGTGACCCTCAGCGCCCTGCTGACCGGCCTGCTGGGCACCGCCCTGATCGGGCGCGCGCTCGGTCATGCCCGCCAGGCGCAGCAGGGGCGCCTGGCGCGCGAAACCCAGCACCGCCAGGCCCTGGGCATGGCCGCCCACGAACTGCGCCGCCCGCTGCAGGCCCTGCTGCTGGCCACCGACGCCCTGCGCGCCACGACCAACCTGCGCGCCCGTGAAAAGCTGCTGGGCGTCATAGAGGAGCAGGCGGCGCACCTGGCCGCCCGCACCGAACTGGAACGGCTGGACGGCATGTACGTCAACGTGGTGGCCGCTCCGCAGCCCACCGACCTGGCGACCCTGGTGGCAGAGGTCGAAAGCGCGCGGGTGCGGGTGCGGCGGCCCAAGGGCGAGGTGATGTGGCCAGTCGACAGCGCGCAGCTGCGCCAGGTGCTCGAAAATCTGGTCGAAAACGCTCTGCGGTACTCGGCTGGGCCGGTCCTGGTGACGTTAGAGGCTGCCAGTCCCACGCAGGGGCCGCAGCTGCGGGTGACCGACCGGGGGCCAGGGCTGACCCCGGCCCAGCGGGCCACCGTGCTGACCGCCCCTCACCCTCTGCCCCGGGCGGCCGGGGGGCGCGGGCTGGGGTTGCCGCTGGCGTACCGGCTGGCGCTGGCCAACGGCGCCCAGCTGACCCTGCACGAAGCGCCCGGCGGAGGGCTGGAGGCTCGGGTCACGTTTGCCGGCCCCTGA
- the mltG gene encoding endolytic transglycosylase MltG, giving the protein MTRLRKPGAPLWVKLLLGLVLLVLLGAGGGALYVRSLLQPAGGAPYTLEVKPGDTLARVAATLQGKGIVKNADALRLYMRREGTAGGLKEGLYDLSGQLTLAQVADKLAGPARIPTVSVTIPEGRRIKDLPAIFQKAGFDGAAIAAALKDTGLSRHAGQQPNLEGFVFPATYDFRPAETPRKMVQTLVTRMESEFTPANVSKAQALGLGVRDWVVLASMVQAEAANNGEMPLIAGVFLNRLKVGMTLGSDPTVAYGLGKDLPQLDRSAGDFTRDTPYSTYTRVGLPAGPINNPGQAALLAVLSPQRTLGDGRQALYFLHGRDRKIYVNHTFAEHNRDNALHR; this is encoded by the coding sequence ATGACCCGCCTGCGGAAACCCGGCGCGCCCCTGTGGGTCAAGCTGCTCTTGGGCCTGGTGCTGCTGGTGCTGCTGGGGGCAGGCGGCGGGGCGCTGTATGTCCGCAGCCTGTTGCAACCGGCGGGCGGCGCCCCCTACACGCTGGAGGTCAAGCCCGGCGACACCCTGGCGCGCGTGGCGGCCACCCTGCAGGGCAAGGGCATCGTGAAAAATGCCGACGCCCTGCGCCTGTACATGCGCCGCGAGGGCACCGCCGGCGGCCTGAAAGAAGGGTTGTATGACCTGAGTGGCCAGCTGACCTTGGCGCAGGTGGCTGACAAACTGGCGGGCCCGGCGCGCATTCCCACCGTCAGCGTCACGATTCCGGAAGGCCGCCGCATCAAGGACCTGCCGGCCATCTTCCAGAAGGCGGGCTTTGACGGCGCGGCCATCGCGGCGGCGCTGAAAGACACGGGGCTCAGCCGCCACGCCGGGCAGCAGCCCAACCTCGAAGGCTTCGTGTTTCCGGCGACCTACGACTTCCGGCCAGCCGAGACGCCTCGCAAGATGGTGCAGACCCTGGTCACGCGCATGGAAAGCGAATTTACGCCCGCCAACGTGTCCAAGGCCCAGGCGCTGGGTCTGGGCGTGCGCGACTGGGTGGTGCTGGCCAGCATGGTGCAGGCCGAGGCCGCCAACAACGGCGAGATGCCTCTGATCGCTGGGGTGTTCCTGAACCGTCTCAAGGTCGGCATGACCCTGGGCAGCGATCCCACCGTGGCGTATGGGCTGGGCAAGGACCTGCCCCAGCTGGACCGCAGCGCCGGGGACTTTACCCGCGACACGCCGTATTCCACCTACACCCGCGTCGGCTTGCCCGCCGGTCCCATCAACAATCCCGGCCAGGCCGCTCTGCTGGCGGTGCTCTCACCCCAGCGCACCCTGGGGGACGGCCGCCAGGCGCTGTATTTCCTGCATGGACGGGACCGCAAGATCTACGTGAACCACACTTTCGCGGAACACAACCGCGACAACGCCCTGCACCGCTAG